A window of Candidatus Eisenbacteria bacterium genomic DNA:
TCCGCGCGGACCGTCCCTTCCTGCCGCACAACTTCGCCGCCATCCCGGACTCGCTCGTCGAGAGCGAGCTCTTCGGCCACGTGAAGGGGTCGTTCACCGGCGCGCACGCGGATCGCGCGGGCCTCTTCGAGCAGGCGCACGGCGGCACGCTCTTCCTGGACGAGATCGGCGACGCGAGTCACTCGGTGCAGACGCGGCTCCTCCGCGTGCTGCAGGAAGGCGAGGTCCGCCGCGTCGGGGACGGCCGCGCGCGTCGCGTGGACGTGCGCGTGATCGCCGCGACGCACCGCGATCTGCGCGCCGAGGTGCGCGAGGGGCGCTTCCGCGCGGATCTCTTCTACCGGCTCCACGTGCTCACCGTGCGCGCGCCCTCGCTTCGCGAGAGGCGGGACGACATCCCGCTCCTCGCGGCGCACGCGCTCCGGAAGCTCCACCGCGCGGCCCGACCCGAGGCTTTGGCCATCACGGCCGAGGCCGTCCGGGTCCTGAGCGACCATCCGTGGCCGGGGAACGTGCGGGAGCTGGAGGCGGCGCTCGAGCGCGCGGTCCACGCGCTCGCGCCCGGCGGCATCGTGACCGCCGAGTCGCTCGGGGACGGGCTCTCCCCGGCGGCGGGCGCGCTCGCGCGCGAGCACGCGGGAGACGGACTCCGGGGGCGCACGCGCGCGCTCGAGGCGGAGCTCATCCGCCGCGCGATCGAGCGCGCCGGGGGCAACAAGAGCGCGGCCGCGCGCGCGCTCGGGCTCACGCGCCAGGGGCTCTGGAAGAAGATCCGCCGGCTCGCGGACGAGGAGCGGGCCGGCTCCTCCGCGACGGCATGCGCCGACCCGGAAACCCTTTGAACGGA
This region includes:
- a CDS encoding sigma-54 dependent transcriptional regulator, producing PRGFGPYAEVHGLAGWSPPLLALGARIEALGPSPAPVFVEGETGTGKELIARALHRRSLRADRPFLPHNFAAIPDSLVESELFGHVKGSFTGAHADRAGLFEQAHGGTLFLDEIGDASHSVQTRLLRVLQEGEVRRVGDGRARRVDVRVIAATHRDLRAEVREGRFRADLFYRLHVLTVRAPSLRERRDDIPLLAAHALRKLHRAARPEALAITAEAVRVLSDHPWPGNVRELEAALERAVHALAPGGIVTAESLGDGLSPAAGALAREHAGDGLRGRTRALEAELIRRAIERAGGNKSAAARALGLTRQGLWKKIRRLADEERAGSSATACADPETL